From a single Nocardioides panacis genomic region:
- a CDS encoding dihydrofolate reductase family protein produces MGRIVSNFFISMDGVVERPDQWHFGYFDDEMGEVVGSGMASTRAILMGRTLYDEWSQYWPDQGDEDFGGVINPMPKYVLAHEPFEARWQNTTVLSGVDDAAVAEQVRALKERTADGEVTMSGSATTVRWLIAQGLLDELALLVHPVAVATGQRLFEGTGTVPLELTESRALASGVLLVRYAPVYS; encoded by the coding sequence ATGGGCAGGATCGTCTCGAACTTCTTCATCTCGATGGACGGCGTCGTGGAGCGACCCGACCAGTGGCACTTCGGCTACTTCGACGACGAGATGGGCGAGGTCGTCGGCTCGGGGATGGCGAGCACCCGGGCGATCCTGATGGGCAGGACGCTGTACGACGAGTGGTCGCAGTACTGGCCGGACCAGGGCGACGAGGACTTCGGCGGCGTGATCAACCCGATGCCGAAGTACGTCCTGGCCCACGAGCCGTTCGAGGCCCGGTGGCAGAACACCACGGTCCTGTCCGGGGTCGACGACGCGGCGGTCGCCGAGCAGGTGCGCGCGCTCAAGGAGCGGACCGCCGACGGCGAGGTCACGATGTCGGGCAGCGCCACGACCGTGCGCTGGCTGATCGCCCAGGGCCTGCTCGACGAGCTCGCGCTGCTGGTGCACCCGGTCGCGGTCGCCACCGGCCAGCGGCTCTTCGAGGGGACCGGGACCGTCCCGCTGGAGCTGACCGAGAGCCGGGCCCTGGCCAGCGGCGTGCTGCTGGTCCGCTACGCGCCCGTCTACTCCTGA
- a CDS encoding MFS transporter translates to MWGASVGAGIAVGPLLSASLDLVASWRDAYWVLAVAGAAVTVAALRVVHESRSAQPRPLDLPGLLLLAGGMSALLAALVEGREGWTAPLVLVLAVAAVVLLGAFVAVERRSPAAMLDLALFRHPPFVAATVAALATGAGVIALTSYLPGFAGRALGISALSASLLMLLWSGSSVVTALLARRIPARVSGRTQLALGLLGVAVGQAMQHGVDVDSTWVRFVPGLLVAGVASGVLNAALGREAVASVPDGRGSVGSGANNTARYVGSAVGVTVVSVIAAGATTPAGLVAGWNHAAVVTAAVSVVGALVVLAARTRGTAPQR, encoded by the coding sequence GTGTGGGGCGCCAGCGTGGGCGCCGGGATCGCCGTGGGGCCGCTGCTCTCGGCCTCCCTCGACCTGGTCGCCTCCTGGCGCGACGCCTACTGGGTGCTCGCGGTGGCGGGCGCCGCGGTCACGGTCGCGGCGCTCCGGGTGGTGCACGAGTCACGCTCGGCGCAGCCCCGGCCCCTGGACCTGCCTGGCTTGTTGCTGCTCGCCGGCGGGATGAGCGCGCTGCTCGCCGCCCTGGTCGAGGGGCGGGAGGGCTGGACGGCCCCCCTGGTCCTCGTGCTCGCGGTCGCGGCCGTGGTGCTGCTCGGCGCGTTCGTGGCGGTTGAGCGCCGCAGCCCCGCCGCGATGCTCGACCTCGCGCTGTTCCGGCACCCGCCCTTCGTGGCCGCGACGGTCGCCGCGCTGGCCACCGGTGCCGGGGTGATCGCCCTGACGTCGTACCTGCCCGGCTTCGCCGGCCGCGCCCTCGGCATCTCCGCGCTCAGCGCCTCGCTGCTGATGCTGCTGTGGTCCGGCTCCAGCGTGGTCACCGCGCTGCTGGCCCGCCGGATCCCGGCGCGGGTGTCCGGGCGGACCCAGCTGGCCCTCGGGCTGCTCGGCGTCGCCGTGGGCCAGGCGATGCAGCACGGCGTCGACGTGGACTCGACCTGGGTGCGCTTCGTGCCCGGCCTGCTGGTCGCCGGCGTGGCCAGCGGCGTGCTGAACGCCGCGCTGGGCCGCGAGGCGGTGGCCAGCGTCCCGGACGGCCGCGGGAGCGTCGGCAGCGGCGCCAACAACACCGCGCGGTACGTCGGCTCGGCGGTCGGGGTCACGGTCGTGTCGGTGATCGCCGCCGGGGCCACCACGCCCGCCGGCCTGGTCGCCGGGTGGAACCACGCGGCCGTGGTGACCGCGGCGGTCTCCGTGGTGGGCGCGCTCGTGGTGCTCGCCGCCCGGACGCGAGGAACCGCCCCGCAGCGATGA
- a CDS encoding winged helix-turn-helix transcriptional regulator encodes MALGIDYARQDCSLARTLEVVGERWTMLILRDCFLGVRRFSDFAAHLDISRAVLTQRLAGLVEAGLLERAGTGHAEYVVTERARGLWPALFALAQWGDAELAPRGPRRLFEHEACGTRVDRTGRCPACGTLPGPEDLLTRPGPGADPSVRDDQVSLALRTPHRLLEPVDVRGAQRPG; translated from the coding sequence ATGGCACTCGGCATCGACTACGCACGGCAGGACTGCTCGCTGGCCCGCACCCTGGAGGTGGTCGGGGAGCGCTGGACGATGCTGATCCTGCGGGACTGCTTCCTCGGCGTCCGCCGGTTCTCCGACTTCGCCGCGCACCTCGACATCTCGCGGGCGGTGCTCACCCAGCGGCTGGCCGGGCTGGTGGAGGCGGGCCTGCTCGAGCGCGCCGGCACCGGCCACGCGGAGTACGTCGTGACCGAGCGGGCGCGCGGCCTGTGGCCCGCGCTGTTCGCCCTGGCCCAGTGGGGCGACGCGGAGCTCGCGCCGCGCGGCCCGCGCCGGCTGTTCGAGCACGAGGCCTGCGGCACCCGGGTGGACCGCACCGGCCGGTGCCCGGCGTGCGGCACCCTGCCCGGGCCCGAGGACCTGCTCACCCGGCCCGGTCCCGGCGCCGACCCGTCCGTCCGCGACGACCAGGTCTCGCTGGCGCTGCGCACGCCGCACCGGCTGCTCGAGCCGGTCGACGTGCGCGGGGCTCAGCGCCCCGGGTAG
- the guaB gene encoding IMP dehydrogenase, with product MDLTSAGVPDKFAAIGLTYDDVLLLPGETDVVPSEVDTTSRLTRTIDLRIPLVSSAMDTVTESRMAIAMARQGGIGVLHRNLSIEDQAYQVDLVKRTQTGMISNPVTIHPKATLEELDEICGQYRVSGLPVVDEDHLLLGIITNRDLRFVPVAEWGDRLVGDVMTPMPLISGHEGIEREEATRLLRQHKRERLPIVDDAGRLVGLITVKDFVKSEQFPYASNDADGRLLVGAAIGYFGDAWERATTLVEAGVDVLVPDVANGHARLMLEMIKRLKSDPATRHVQVIGGNVATRAGAQALVDAGVDAVKVGVGPGSICTTRVVAGVGVPQVTAIYEASLACQPAGVPVIGDGGLQHSGDIAKALVAGADTVMVGSLLAGCDESPGELIFVNGKQFKSYRGMGSIGAMASRGKKSFSKDRYFQADVTSDDKIVPEGIEGQVAYRGPLSAVAHQLVGGLHQSMFYVGARTVPELQQRGQFVRITPAGLKESHPHDIQMTVEAPNYSGR from the coding sequence ATGGACCTCACCTCCGCCGGCGTCCCCGACAAGTTCGCCGCGATCGGCCTGACCTACGACGACGTGCTGCTCCTCCCCGGCGAGACCGACGTGGTCCCCAGCGAGGTCGACACCACCAGCAGGCTGACCCGCACGATCGACCTGCGGATCCCGCTGGTCTCCAGCGCGATGGACACCGTCACCGAGTCCCGCATGGCGATCGCGATGGCCCGCCAGGGCGGGATCGGCGTGCTGCACCGCAACCTGTCGATCGAGGACCAGGCCTACCAGGTCGACCTGGTGAAGCGGACCCAGACGGGGATGATCTCCAACCCGGTCACGATCCACCCCAAGGCGACGCTCGAGGAGCTCGACGAGATCTGCGGCCAGTACCGCGTCTCCGGGCTGCCCGTGGTCGACGAGGACCACCTGCTGCTCGGCATCATCACCAACCGCGACCTGCGCTTCGTGCCGGTCGCCGAGTGGGGCGACCGGCTGGTCGGCGACGTGATGACGCCGATGCCGCTGATCAGCGGCCACGAGGGCATCGAGCGCGAGGAGGCGACCCGGCTGCTGCGCCAGCACAAGCGCGAGCGGCTGCCGATCGTCGACGACGCCGGCCGGCTGGTCGGGCTGATCACGGTCAAGGACTTCGTGAAGTCCGAGCAGTTCCCCTACGCCTCCAACGACGCGGACGGCCGGCTGCTCGTCGGTGCGGCCATCGGCTACTTCGGGGACGCCTGGGAGCGCGCCACCACCCTGGTCGAGGCCGGCGTCGACGTGCTGGTGCCCGACGTGGCCAACGGTCACGCCCGGCTGATGCTGGAGATGATCAAGCGGCTCAAGAGCGACCCGGCCACCCGGCACGTCCAGGTGATCGGCGGCAACGTCGCCACCCGCGCGGGCGCGCAGGCGCTCGTCGACGCGGGTGTGGACGCCGTCAAGGTCGGCGTCGGCCCGGGCTCCATCTGCACGACGCGCGTGGTCGCGGGGGTCGGCGTCCCGCAGGTCACCGCGATCTACGAGGCGTCGCTGGCCTGCCAGCCGGCCGGCGTCCCGGTGATCGGCGACGGCGGCCTGCAGCACTCCGGCGACATCGCCAAGGCCCTGGTGGCCGGCGCGGACACCGTGATGGTCGGCTCCCTGCTGGCCGGCTGCGACGAGAGCCCCGGCGAGCTGATCTTCGTCAACGGCAAGCAGTTCAAGAGCTACCGCGGGATGGGCTCGATCGGCGCGATGGCCTCGCGCGGCAAGAAGTCGTTCTCCAAGGACCGCTACTTCCAGGCCGACGTGACCAGCGACGACAAGATCGTCCCCGAGGGCATCGAGGGGCAGGTCGCCTACCGCGGCCCGCTGTCCGCGGTGGCCCACCAGCTCGTCGGTGGTCTGCACCAGTCGATGTTCTACGTCGGCGCGCGCACCGTCCCCGAGCTGCAGCAGCGCGGGCAGTTCGTCCGGATCACGCCGGCCGGGCTCAAGGAGAGCCACCCGCACGACATCCAGATGACCGTCGAGGCGCCGAACTACTCCGGGCGCTGA